GAGCGACGGCCGTCTTCTTCTTGCCACTCGTGTTCGTTACCATGTGACGTTAGCACCGAGTTGTTCGCTCACTTCGTGGAGGTGCACGAAGCGGATGTTCGAGAGTCGGTCCAGCGACGTGTCCGGGAGGATCTCCGCCTCGCCGTCGTAGGGATTTCCGACGTAGACGCGGACGTTCTCGAACGCCTCGCGGCCGCGCTGTTTCTTGTACGGCAACATCCCACGGATGGCGCGCTTGAAGATCGTATCCGGCCGCTTGGGGTAGTACGGTCCCCGGTCCGAACCGAGCTGTGCGCGCGTGCGGTACGTCTCGAGGATGTCGTTCTTATCGCCCGTGATCACGGCGTCTTCGGCGTTCACGACCGCCACCCGCTCGCCCTCGAGGGCGCGCTGGGCGACCTGGCTCGCGACGCGACCCAGGATGCAGTCGCGGGCGTCGACGACGACGTCGGCGTCGAACTCTGCGATACTCATGCGATCACCCGCACGTTCGTTCCGTCTGGATTCTCTTCGAGCAGTTGCTCGAGCGGTACTGTCTCGCCGACCTGATCGATCTTCGTCTCCGCCGACGCCGAAAAGTCGACGGCGGCGACGGTGACGTTCTTCTGGAGGGCGCCCGACCCCAGCACCTTGCCGGGGACGACCACCGTCTCGTCTTCGCGTGCGTATCGTTCG
This portion of the Natronobeatus ordinarius genome encodes:
- a CDS encoding 50S ribosomal protein L13 is translated as MSIAEFDADVVVDARDCILGRVASQVAQRALEGERVAVVNAEDAVITGDKNDILETYRTRAQLGSDRGPYYPKRPDTIFKRAIRGMLPYKKQRGREAFENVRVYVGNPYDGEAEILPDTSLDRLSNIRFVHLHEVSEQLGANVTW
- a CDS encoding 50S ribosomal protein L18e — encoded protein: MSSKTNPRLNDLIAELKSTSREMDATVWRDVADRLEKPRASHAEVNLGRIERYAREDETVVVPGKVLGSGALQKNVTVAAVDFSASAETKIDQVGETVPLEQLLEENPDGTNVRVIA